A part of Bacillus rossius redtenbacheri isolate Brsri chromosome 1, Brsri_v3, whole genome shotgun sequence genomic DNA contains:
- the LOC134534333 gene encoding arginine/serine-rich coiled-coil protein 2-like isoform X1, with protein MSKYSSDSDSSRWSERHKKKKSSGRVRERSRSSSECDSDSDSNYSYKKKYHKHKRGKNHRSRSRDRYTSRRSHRVRIQDERSHSSLRSRSGSRTRSRRSSKSPVRGRCKGRSRSSSQGRGKDRKHKKQTRRRSQERPQRSSSSSSSNGDSCSESPSPSPAPEPGNSPELGGKERTVEELRTKLQRAIKAAQSADSQLRQQGLLNADENRDLVAEVAQRSNTIDEINDLKEFVPKQFTSSRSKPKTAAGLPAAATSVAVDPASLTEAKFSALAMDTSGSIFHASVSRHLFSFAFFMFHSRYDGPFTKIFEMVNACILRT; from the exons ATGAGTAAGTACTCAAGTGATTCTGACTCAAGTCGATGGAGCGAAAGACATAAGAAGAAAAAGAGTAGTGGCAGAGTGCGAGAAAG gtcAAGAAGTTCGTCAGAATGTGATTCAGACAGTGACAGTAATTATTCATACAAGAAGAAGTATCACAAGCACAAACGTGGCAAAAATCATCGTTCTCGTAGCAGGGATCGGTACACTTCGCGAAG AAGCCATCGAGTACGCATACAAGATGAACGGTCTCACAGCAGCCTGAGATCGCGGTCCGGCAGCAGGACTCGCAGTCGCAGATCGTCAAAGTCGCCCGTCAGGGGCCGCTGCAAAGGCAGGTCCCGTTCGTCGTCGCAGGGCAGGGGCAAGGACCGCAAGCACAAGAAACAGACCAGGAGGAGGTCCCAGGAGAGGCCGCAGCGTTCGTCCTCGTCCTCGTCGTCCAACGGCGACTCGTGTTCCGAGTCTCCGTCTCCGTCCCCGGCGCCCGAGCCCGGGAACTCTCCGGAACTGGGCGGGAAAGAGCGCACGGTGGAAGAGTTGCGTACCAAGCTACAGCGGGCCATCAAGGCAGCGCAGTCCGCTGACAGCCAGCTGCGACAGCAAGGGCTGCTGAACGCTGACGAAAACAGAG ATCTGGTCGCTGAAGTCGCGCAGAGAAGCAACACCATAGATGAGATCAACGACCTGAAGGAGTTTGTGCCGAAGCAGTTCACGTCCTCCAGGTCAAAGCCCAAGACGGCCGCCGGCTTGCCAGCGGCCGCCACGAGCGTGGCGGTGGACCCTGCGAGTCTCACCGAGGCTAAATTCTCTGCTTTGGCCATGGACACTTCTGGAAGCATATTCCACGCCAGCGTGAGTCGGCACTTGTTTTCCTTTgcattttttatgtttcactCCAGGTATGATGGACCATTTACCAAAATTTTTGAAATGGTGAATGCCTGTATTTTACGTACATGA
- the LOC134534333 gene encoding arginine/serine-rich coiled-coil protein 2-like isoform X2, protein MSKYSSDSDSSRWSERHKKKKSSGRVRERSRSSSECDSDSDSNYSYKKKYHKHKRGKNHRSRSRDRYTSRRSHRVRIQDERSHSSLRSRSGSRTRSRRSSKSPVRGRCKGRSRSSSQGRGKDRKHKKQTRRRSQERPQRSSSSSSSNGDSCSESPSPSPAPEPGNSPELGGKERTVEELRTKLQRAIKAAQSADSQLRQQGLLNADENRDLVAEVAQRSNTIDEINDLKEFVPKQFTSSRSKPKTAAGLPAAATSVAVDPASLTEAKFSALAMDTSGSIFHASLMVDPQLKLDRWVKKLFHLRQRALQGEPL, encoded by the exons ATGAGTAAGTACTCAAGTGATTCTGACTCAAGTCGATGGAGCGAAAGACATAAGAAGAAAAAGAGTAGTGGCAGAGTGCGAGAAAG gtcAAGAAGTTCGTCAGAATGTGATTCAGACAGTGACAGTAATTATTCATACAAGAAGAAGTATCACAAGCACAAACGTGGCAAAAATCATCGTTCTCGTAGCAGGGATCGGTACACTTCGCGAAG AAGCCATCGAGTACGCATACAAGATGAACGGTCTCACAGCAGCCTGAGATCGCGGTCCGGCAGCAGGACTCGCAGTCGCAGATCGTCAAAGTCGCCCGTCAGGGGCCGCTGCAAAGGCAGGTCCCGTTCGTCGTCGCAGGGCAGGGGCAAGGACCGCAAGCACAAGAAACAGACCAGGAGGAGGTCCCAGGAGAGGCCGCAGCGTTCGTCCTCGTCCTCGTCGTCCAACGGCGACTCGTGTTCCGAGTCTCCGTCTCCGTCCCCGGCGCCCGAGCCCGGGAACTCTCCGGAACTGGGCGGGAAAGAGCGCACGGTGGAAGAGTTGCGTACCAAGCTACAGCGGGCCATCAAGGCAGCGCAGTCCGCTGACAGCCAGCTGCGACAGCAAGGGCTGCTGAACGCTGACGAAAACAGAG ATCTGGTCGCTGAAGTCGCGCAGAGAAGCAACACCATAGATGAGATCAACGACCTGAAGGAGTTTGTGCCGAAGCAGTTCACGTCCTCCAGGTCAAAGCCCAAGACGGCCGCCGGCTTGCCAGCGGCCGCCACGAGCGTGGCGGTGGACCCTGCGAGTCTCACCGAGGCTAAATTCTCTGCTTTGGCCATGGACACTTCTGGAAGCATATTCCACGCCAGC TTGATGGTGGATCCGCAGTTGAAACTCGACAGGTGGGTCAAGAAGTTATTCCACCTTCGCCAAAGAGCACTGCAAGGAGAGCCGTTATAA